From the Synechococcus sp. Nb3U1 genome, the window GACCTTAACGGTGCCACACAACCCGCCATCTGGAAGCCCATCGGGGCAATGCGCTTGTGCTATCTGGTCATGCCGGTGCAATTGCGAGCCACCTAGAGCTTGAGATAAGTGGCCAAGCTGGCGCGGCGAGTGGGGGCAAATCGGGCGCAGGTGTATAAAATCGGCTCCAAGGCTTGGGCATGACTTTTCTGAAACTGCCGCAACAGGGTTTCGGGATCCAAGTGATGGGCAAACATTCGGTGAACGGTTCTATGCCAGGTTCGGGTTGCTTCGGTGCCTAGGTGATGGTAAAGGAAAGCCGCTAGAGGAGAGCGGGTTAAGTCGTGGCTGGTGGTGCTGGGTCGGCCCTTGTGCAGCAGTTCCAAAACCACGGGGTCGTGGGGTAGTCTTGGGCAGATTGTTTCCGTCATCTGCTGCTCCCAAAAGGTTTGATGGGGATCCTCACCGCTTTCGCTGGAGGTGCGGTAGCCCAAAAATAAAGAGATGGGGCCATCTCCACCACTGCTGAGGGCCACCGCCTCTAATAAGCCAATCGCCACCAGTTTCACCCCGATGTACTCTTTCCCAATGCGGATATTCTGGGTAGCCTGCTCGGTCATAGCCTGCCAGGTTTCTGAGTTAGGGTAGCCGCGGTGATAACGGAACACCAGCTGCGGATCCAAATTGAGAAAAAACTGCTCCATCCGCTGCAACACCCGGCGATACTCCACCACCGAGTAGAGATTAAACTCCAGCAGGCGTGGGTTCATTTCCGGCAGCAGCGCCCAGGTGTGATCCAAAAAGGCCCCGGCATCGGCAAAGGCGAAATTTTCTACATCGCGGTTGGCTAGCTCCACTGCATCCCGCAACATTTGCCCAATTTGTTCAGGGCTCAGCCCCAACTGCAGCTCGTGGTTGAGTTGTTCAATCCGACGTTCCAACTGCTCCAGGCTGGAACAGCCCTCGGCATCGCGGGGACGAAAGGGAATGGTGGATTCGATGCTGGCCACGATCGCCACTTGATCTTGAAGGGAGAGCCACGGCCCCACTTGGTCCAAGGCCATACAAGCGCTTAAAAATTCATTGATGCCATCGGCATGGCTGTAGTGCTGCCCTGGCTGAAAGTTAAACAGACGCAAACAGATTTGCAACGGCAGAGAAGGCTGAATTGCGGCAATGCGGATCCCGCTGGGGGTGGGAATGATGGCACCCTCCAGATGCTGTACCAGCCTTTTAGGAAACCCGTAGGGGCCGGAATCGGGGGCGTGTTGATCCAGTTGTAGGTAGATAATGTCGTGAAACAGGCCCGCCAAAATCTGAATCGGAGAGTGAGCTCTGCTAACTTTTAGGGTGTGGTGGGTGGTGTGAAAACGGCGGGATCCCCGTTCCATGCGGGTAAAGATGAGCACCGCCATCCGCTCTATTTCCAGAGGAGGAACCTTTATCCTGAGTTGTCTAAAGGCTTGCTCCAGCAGGTCGATAACTTGGATCAGCGGCGATTCCTGCATCTCAATCTCGAATTCTGCTCCGGGGTTCTAGCGGATGGCCGGATGCACAGACGACAGCTTTTTCCGACTTCATAGAGGATGACGACTGGGAATCGTTGTCAGACAAGGCATGAGCCCTGTAGTGGGTACCCTTGGGAAAAGCTGTAATTTCAGCTTTTCCCATGCCCAGGGAGCAGGTCGTTAAAAACAGTTGCAAGGGGTTGTGAATTGGGAGTTGTCTCTAGGCTAGAAAAATCAGCCTTGTAGACTTGTGATTGAAATCACAGCCTAAACGTAGCAATGGGTGAATTCCTGTATCAAATCTACCCGTCCTTTGCGCAACACCGCTGGATCTAGGCGTTCGGTGGTATTGCAGGTCATCAACACTACTAGCTTCTGTTCGTAGTGGGGGTGTTCTTCATCCAGCACACTCTGATGCAGCGTGCCATCTAAGAGGCTGAGGATGCGCTCAGTTTTGCTGTTCTGTTGGGCCACTTCGCTGGCGCGGTCTTGGGCGAGGTTGTCGGCTTCATTGACGATCAGACAGACCCGTTCCAGATAGGGAGGGGGAATAAATTCTTGTATCGCTTCGTGGTCCAAAATAAACACCACATAACCCAGCGGCATCAGCAGTTCCTGGGCCACTGCTTGCGTCCAAGCGGTTTTGCCAGTACCCGGGATCCCGTGCACCAAGACCGCCAATCGCTCCTGCTGCAAAATCCGCTGTTGCACCTGATCCGTGAAGGTTTGAATCTCAGCCGGAAAAGAACTGATCGGATAGGGGCTTTGGATTTGCCCGATCCGACTTTGGTAACCACTCAGCATTACCGCCAGATTGTAGGTGACCTTACGAATCAAGGGTTTGAGGTCGATACCCATTAAAGTGTAACGGCGGCGAGATTGATAGGTGGTTTCTATTTGCAGCCAGATTTGATGCTCTGGCCAAAAGGCATAGACAGTGCCCAGACTGCGGATCTGCTCCCAACTGCTAAAGCGTTCGATTGGGTAGTAGAAGTAGCGATCCATGAACACTTGTACGATCTGGGCTGGCCGTTCCAGATGTGCCAAGATTTTCAAAACGGTGACCTCTTGGAGGCGGGTCAGAACATAATCGATAGGAATTTGATCTCGGCTCACCTGTTGCTGAATTGGGGTTTCGGTGGAAAGCGAGTTTTGAAAGGTGTAGTCGGGGGTGGGGTGACGCTGTTCCAGAATTCGTCGATTTCGTAACGGGTGTTTTCCGAGAAAAGATTGAGCAAATTGGCCAGCGGGCTAAATTCATTGCATCCGACAGCATTGGCGATATCGCTGCACACATCCAGGGCTTTTTGGGCCAGAGCCCAGGGATCCTGCATCGCCAGTTGCCAGAAATACTGCGCGTCAAAATGCCGATGCAGCGGTCTCCACCCATATCCCAAAAGGTTCTGGCGGTCAGGCTGTTGGTAGCTGGAGTAATAGTTGTCGTAATCCATGTAAGAGCGGGGGCTGAGCTGAAAGAGGGAAATAAAAGATGGTGAAAGTGTATGTTAGCTCGAACTAACCCAGCCGTGGCACGGACAGAACAGCAACAGGCATGGGTCGGGTGGGGATCCCAAGGGTTATATGGTCTGCACCCAGCCTGAAGCAGTGCTTCTAATTGCTTCTAGGTGATGTTTTTATCAAAGTCTTTTTGAGTTAATTTGAATTAAAATTAAAACTTTTCTGATCTTTGTTTGAAATAAATTAATCTTGAGATTTCCCACTAAAATATCTTACCACAGCACATTAGCATTTACCTGATAACTATTCAAGATCTGATTGATACTGGGCTTCAGTTCTTGAAATTGGTCGCTGGGCACCACGATGTAGATTAAAGACAGATAGCCGTCATTCTGCTGAATGAAGCTGTTCCCCTGCATAACGACTGTGCCCTCATCGTACTGAAAGCTAACTCTGACACTATTATCATTTTGTAAAGTCGGCTCTAGATCCATGATAAAGTTAGGGCGATCTCTGAAAACATTTTTTAAATCTTTTTGTAACCGAAAGCCCAGCTCCTGAGCCGATAAGGGGGCTTCGTCGCTCTTGAAAATGGCGATCCCTATCCAACTCGGCCCATCCGGATCAACAAAGAACGCCCGCGAAACCTGGTCATCTCCCAAATTTTCCTGTTCCCAAGTGCGCGGAACTTCTACAGTAAAAAGACCGCCAGCGTGGCTGTAGGTAACCCGTTCTCCGAGATCGGGAGCGGTTGCTTCTCTCTGAGCGATCCAGATACGATCCGGAGTTTGGGCAATGGCCTGCGGACTCAGCCACACCTGAGCAGTTATCAAGAGGGCAACCAAAGCGATCCCATCGCTCTTCATAACCCACCTACTTTGGGGAATACCGAAGGCAACTGCTGGCAAAGATCGAGCCATCCAACTGGAGTAATCGGATCATAACGCAAATTCAAAAATCTTCCTCCGTGTTTTGATCTCAGGGCTTTTCAGAACATTCTAAACCCTGTGCTCCAGAATTTGAAACACTCTGTAGAGCTGCCTGGGCATTGCGTCGCAGCCGTTTGGCTTTCAGTCTGCGTAGGGTTGAGGCGGGAAATTTTTGGTGGAATTCCCTATCGCTAATCTGGGCCAAATCCTGGAGGTTGGGGGCTACATTCCAGGCATAAGGTTGAAAATCCGGGATCCCGCTCGGTTGGGCAAAGCGTTGGTTCCAGGGGCAAACATCTTGGCAAATGTCGCATCCGGCAACCCAATTGTTGAGGTTCTGGGCGATTTCAGATGGGATCCCTTCCGCGTGGCTTTCTAGGGTGTGGTAAGCAATACAAAGACGGGAATCGACAACGCCCGGGCTGACAATTGCTTGGGTGGGACAGGCTACTAAGCAACGGGTACAGGTGCCGCAGTGGAAAGGATGCGGGCGATCCGGCATTAACTTCAAGGTGGTGAGTAGCACCCCCAAGAAGATCCAGGAGCCATACTCGCGGGTGAGCAAGAGGCCATTTTTGCCAATCCATCCCAAGCCCGCCTGCATAGCCCACGGTTTTTCCGCGATCGGGCCGGTATCCACGTAGAAGCGGTTTTGGCAGTCGGGGAATGCTGTCTGCATCCACAGGTGCAGCTGCTTCAGCCGTCGCCCCAGCACCCGGTGATAGTCGCGGCCCCAAGCATACCGAGAGATTTTGCCCTGGCTCGGATCGCAGCTGTGCTGAATAGGGGTGTAATAATTAAGGGCCACACACACCACCGATTGGGTTCCTGGCAGAACCAACCCCACATCCCCTCGACGGGGATCCCTCATCCAGTCCATATCCGCAGCCATGCCCTGCGCCAGCCAAGTGCGCCAGCCCTGTAAATCTGGGGGATCCGCCACGCTAGCAATGCCGACTTTATCGAAGCCAAGGGCCAGCGCCTGTTGCTTAATCTGCTCTGTGGCTCTGGCGCGATCTGCTTCCTCCAACACGGGATCCCAACGGCAACGCTGCTAAGGCTATTCTGGCAACCCCATGACACGGCGGTAGCGGGCCTCCAGTTGTTCCGCCTGCGCCGACTTACGGAAGGGATCCCAGTTGCTGTGGGCAAACAGATCCTGTCGTAGCTTCTCTACATTCAGGGTGGTTACGGTTCCCGCTGACACCACCTGCTTCCCTTTCACCCAGACACTATCCACCACTTGCGTGGGGCGGCCCAAAATCAAAAGTCCAATCGGGTCGGTGCGGGGCAGAATTGACAGTTGGGTTAGGTCGTAGAGCACCAAATCCGCTTGCATCCCCACCGCCAGGGATCCGAACTGATCCGCCATGCCTAGGCCAGTAGCCCCACCCCGTGCTGCTATTTCCACACTTTCGCGGGGGGTAATCCAGTGGCGGTAGTCGAAATCGGTGACATTGTGCAGGATGCTGCCGATCTTGATGGCTTCCAACAGATCCTGGGAATCGTTGCTGGCAGATCCATCGCAGCCAAAAGAAACATTCACCCCTGCCTGCCGATATTTCAGCATGGGGGCAATACCGCTGCCCAGGCGCAGGTTGCTCAAGGGGTTGTGGACGACTGTGGATCCTGTCTGAGCCAGGATCTCGATATCCGCATCTGTCAGCCAAACGCAGTGGGCCAAAGAAGTTTTCTGGTCCAGATAACCAATCCGTTGCAAATGTTCGACGGCGCTGCAGCCATATTTTTCTTGGGCCAACATTTGCTGGGCGCGGGTTTCCAGCAGATGGGCATGACGGGGCAGGTTGTACTTTTGGCTCAGCTCCACGCAGCCCTTAAAGAGATCATCCGAACACAGTTGGATCCCGGTCGGGGCCACCATCAAAGTTACCCCTTCTTCCGGTCGATGGAATTGCCGCACGGCTTCTTCCACAATCCCTAGCACTTCGGCGGTGGTGAGGGGGTAAGCCTCGTGCTCCAAATCGGTGAATTCCCCGGTTGGTAACCCTGTTGACAGGGCTTGATCCTGGATCAGGGGGCCAATAAAGGCGCGGATCCCGCTTTGTCGGTAGGCTTGTACGGCTGCTTCAATGGTGGCTAGCTCTTGCCCGGGGATCAGTACCAAGTGATCCACCACCGAGGTACCCCCCGTGAGCAGGGTTTCCACGGCAGTGCCCAAAGCACTCAGATAGATTTTCTCGGAATCCAGTGGCGCATACTCGTGCAGTTGCGCAATCCACAGCTCCAGCGGGTAGGGAGGAATGATCCCCCGTTGCCACATTTCAGAAGAATGGGTGTGGGCATTAACAAAACCTGGCAAAAGCAATTTATCGCGGGCATCTAGTTCTGTGCCGGTTACCGATAAGCCTGAGCCAATCGCCGCAATTTTCCCCCCTTCGATATGTACATCTGTGGTTTCGTAGCCCGTGTGGGTGGGAATCAATGCATTGCGTAGGACGTAGCTCATGCCAGGGATCCAAAAAGGCCGCCTGTTACCTTAGCGTGTTCGAGTTAACACTGCCAAGGCAGACACTAGGAAAGTCCCTCAAGCGGACAGACGGGCGTGGGCTACTTTCAGGGCATCCAGCAGATCCAGGCTCAGGCCCATCATGTTTAGATGAAACCCCGCTTGATTCGGCCCGTGATAATCGCTTCCTCCGGTCACTACCAGATTGTGTTTCTGGGCCAGTTTCAACAGTTGCCGCTTCTCCCGCACGCTGTGATCCGGGTGGTAAACCTCCAGGCCTGTCAAGCCTGCCTCCAACAGTGCCGTAAAGGTATTTTCTAAAGTATCTCCCCGAAACAGGGCTGGATGGGCCCATACCGGCACCGCCCCACAGGATCGCAACAGTTGGATCCCTTCCAGGGCGCTGAACTTTTCGTAAGGAACAAAGGCTGGTCTATCATCTCCTAGAAAGCGTTCAAAGGCTTCGCGGGCATTGCGCACATGGCCTGCTCTCACCAAAGCTTGCGCTAGATGGGGCCGACCGGGGGCAATAGGGGTATCGGGCATGGGGATCGGGTAACCCAGTGCTGCTAAGCGTCTCACCATGGCCTCGGCGCGTCGGATCCGCCCTTGGCGACGTTCTTCTAAGGGAGGGGTGAGTTGCTCTGGCCGGGGATAAAAACCCAACAGGTGCAAAGACCGCCCCTGCCAAACGGTACTCAACTCCACTGCCGGGACAATCTCAATTCCCCAAAGGGATCCGGCCTCTAACGCTTCATCCCAACCCGCTAGGGTGTCGTGATCGGAAATAGCTAAGGCTTTCACACCAGCACGAGCAGCAGCCTCCACCAATTGCGATGGACTCAGGGATCCATCAGAGCAGGTGGTATGGCAGTGCAGCTCTAGCATCGGTTTATTTTATTTTTTCTTTTTGGTGGATCCCTTTTTGGCCGGTTTGCTCTCGGCAGTGGGAGCAGGGGTAGGTGCTTCTGCAAGGGGCGGAGGAGGTGCTTCTTCCACTTTCGGGGGCTCTGCTGGTTTGAGACCGGCCTGGGCAGCCACCTCAGCGGCAAAATCCACCTCTTCTTTTTCGATCCCTTCTCCTAGCACAAAGCGGACGAAGCGCCGCACCTGGATGTTTTCCCCCAGTTTGGCGATGTGCTGCTTCACCAATTCCTCTACGGTGATCGAGGAATCTTTAATGAAGGGTTGATCCAACAGTGACAACTCTTTCAGCCGCTTTTCGATACGACCCTGCACAATCTTTTCCCGCACATTTTCAGGCTTACTGGCCAGGTCGTCTTTGCCCATTTCGATGATTTTTTCTCGTTCCACCACTTCGGGGGGGATCTGGGCAACGCTGACGTATTCCACGTTTTGACAGGCAGCAATTTGCTTGGCGATATCCTGCACCAACTTCTTGAAATCTTCGCTACGCCCAACGAAATCGGTTTCGCAGTTCACCTCCACCAGCACGCCAATCCGGTTGCCAAAGTGGATATAGCTATCTACAGCCCCCTCTGCCGCGACGCGGCTGGCTTTTTTAGCAGCCCCTGCCAACCCCTTCTGCCGCAGCCAAGTGATGGCTTTTTCCATATCGCCATCCGATTCTACGAGGGCTTTTTTGCAGTCCATCATGCCTGCGCCCGTCTTCTCGCGCAGTTCTTTGACCAATTTGGCATCAATACTCATGAGGGTTCCTCGAGTCTCACATCGTACAAATAAGGGGTGACAAAAAAGTGTGGCCGGATCAGAGGATGGGCAGGCTCAGGGGTAAATTGTGAACCTATATGTCAAGGATACAAGTTTCTGGGTCGGGAGCAGGCAGGGAAATCCACAGCTGGGTAGGGGGGGATCCCTGCCTTTGACCTAGGGGTTACTCGCCTTCGTCAGCGTCTCCTTCTTCTTCGTCCTCCAGGTCCTCTAGACCTTCATCATCTAGATCCATGGCCCCCTCGTAGTCGAACTCATCCTCTTCGCTGCTGTCGAGCTGTCCGTGCCGCCCTTCGTAAATGGCATCTGCCAGCTTGCCTACGATCAGCTTGATGGCTCGAATCGCGTCGTCATTGGAAGGAATGAACACATCGCTCAGATCCGGATCACAGTTGGTATCCAACAGAGAGATGATCGGGATGTTGAGTTTGACACATTCTTGGATGGCGTTGGCTTCCCGCCGTTGATCCACGATGATCACGGCATCCGGGGGCTTGCGCATGGTTTTGATGCCGCCCAAGTATTTCTCCAGCTTGGCCAGT encodes:
- a CDS encoding AAA family ATPase, whose protein sequence is MSRDQIPIDYVLTRLQEVTVLKILAHLERPAQIVQVFMDRYFYYPIERFSSWEQIRSLGTVYAFWPEHQIWLQIETTYQSRRRYTLMGIDLKPLIRKVTYNLAVMLSGYQSRIGQIQSPYPISSFPAEIQTFTDQVQQRILQQERLAVLVHGIPGTGKTAWTQAVAQELLMPLGYVVFILDHEAIQEFIPPPYLERVCLIVNEADNLAQDRASEVAQQNSKTERILSLLDGTLHQSVLDEEHPHYEQKLVVLMTCNTTERLDPAVLRKGRVDLIQEFTHCYV
- a CDS encoding PHP domain-containing protein, with translation MLELHCHTTCSDGSLSPSQLVEAAARAGVKALAISDHDTLAGWDEALEAGSLWGIEIVPAVELSTVWQGRSLHLLGFYPRPEQLTPPLEERRQGRIRRAEAMVRRLAALGYPIPMPDTPIAPGRPHLAQALVRAGHVRNAREAFERFLGDDRPAFVPYEKFSALEGIQLLRSCGAVPVWAHPALFRGDTLENTFTALLEAGLTGLEVYHPDHSVREKRQLLKLAQKHNLVVTGGSDYHGPNQAGFHLNMMGLSLDLLDALKVAHARLSA
- a CDS encoding amidohydrolase, giving the protein MSYVLRNALIPTHTGYETTDVHIEGGKIAAIGSGLSVTGTELDARDKLLLPGFVNAHTHSSEMWQRGIIPPYPLELWIAQLHEYAPLDSEKIYLSALGTAVETLLTGGTSVVDHLVLIPGQELATIEAAVQAYRQSGIRAFIGPLIQDQALSTGLPTGEFTDLEHEAYPLTTAEVLGIVEEAVRQFHRPEEGVTLMVAPTGIQLCSDDLFKGCVELSQKYNLPRHAHLLETRAQQMLAQEKYGCSAVEHLQRIGYLDQKTSLAHCVWLTDADIEILAQTGSTVVHNPLSNLRLGSGIAPMLKYRQAGVNVSFGCDGSASNDSQDLLEAIKIGSILHNVTDFDYRHWITPRESVEIAARGGATGLGMADQFGSLAVGMQADLVLYDLTQLSILPRTDPIGLLILGRPTQVVDSVWVKGKQVVSAGTVTTLNVEKLRQDLFAHSNWDPFRKSAQAEQLEARYRRVMGLPE
- the queG gene encoding tRNA epoxyqueuosine(34) reductase QueG, which translates into the protein MKQQALALGFDKVGIASVADPPDLQGWRTWLAQGMAADMDWMRDPRRGDVGLVLPGTQSVVCVALNYYTPIQHSCDPSQGKISRYAWGRDYHRVLGRRLKQLHLWMQTAFPDCQNRFYVDTGPIAEKPWAMQAGLGWIGKNGLLLTREYGSWIFLGVLLTTLKLMPDRPHPFHCGTCTRCLVACPTQAIVSPGVVDSRLCIAYHTLESHAEGIPSEIAQNLNNWVAGCDICQDVCPWNQRFAQPSGIPDFQPYAWNVAPNLQDLAQISDREFHQKFPASTLRRLKAKRLRRNAQAALQSVSNSGAQGLECSEKP